A DNA window from Hevea brasiliensis isolate MT/VB/25A 57/8 chromosome 2, ASM3005281v1, whole genome shotgun sequence contains the following coding sequences:
- the LOC110659271 gene encoding uncharacterized protein LOC110659271, which translates to MEKRRSTSKQGKRKPQFVSAGGGDIGGLVVWGGALAVAGLAAAFAVRKGRRRGANEISSRRHKEEQASQGLQFILQTSSSSTFHCNPCCASDGSTKMVATQIDSCELFSNESLILEENPASTNNCRNENSKNDYQGILIKDDSKQESINSCDNYSGIEELPSPVFDSHSLYVQENRIENDSGEESPLMEVVEEGIEEKEASDDVKIGERISSMHLVEENGDDDQEEETKEESPLVEINALKKEEPIDSLKICEEKNSSVHSVKETEDDDQEYGKESPVVERIEVWKEEESFDDAPKASEDITSTERSIEDEDDDQEEEEEEEDDNEECVMEKGDENSEVTGSSSAGSNEEEIWPLESVEAMSQALKNTSINQQFSAAKIMEEDETNETQECIHLDNSEINIVDNCRYNHQTTHASTFLKKEETLEFTAANDQPKCLAKWRNLVWHMLVLALMVLLLFTLRNAIF; encoded by the exons ATGGAGAAACGCCGGTCCACATCTAAACAAGGCAAAAGGAAGCCACAATTTGTCTCTGCTGGTGGAGGTGATATTGGGGGGCTTGTTGTCTGGGGCGGAGCCTTGGCTGTTGCAGGTTTGGCTGCAGCTTTTGCTGTCCGCAAAGGTAGAAGAAGAGGTGCCAATGAGATCAGCAGCCGCCGGCACAAAGAAGAGCAAGCAAGTCAAGGGCTGCAGTTCATCCTTCAAACTTCATCATCTTCAACTTTTCATTGCAATCCATG CTGCGCAAGCGATGGATCAACAAAGATGGTTGCAACCCAGATTGATTCTTGCGAGTTGTTCTCCAATGAAAGTTTGATCTTG GAAGAAAATCCTGCATCTACAAACAATTGCAGAAATGAGAATTCTAAAAATGATTATCAGGGGATCCTCATCAAGGATGATTCAAAACAAGAAAGCATTAACTCGTGTGACAATTATAGCGGGATTGAAGAATTACCATCGCCAGTGTTTGATAGCCACTCCTTGTATGTACAGGAGAACAGGATTGAGAATGATTCGGGAGAGGAATCACCCTTAATGGAAGTAGTTGAAGAAGGTATAGAAGAGAAGGAAGCATCGGATGATGTAAAGATAGGAGAGAGAATTTCATCAATGCATTTAGTTGAAGAAAATGGCGATGATGATCAGGAGGAAGAAACCAAAGAGGAGTCCCCCTTGGTAGAAATAAATGCTCTTAAAAAGGAAGAACCAATCGACTCTTTAAAGATATGTGAAGAGAAAAATTCATCAGTACATTCAGTCAAAGAAACAGAGGATGATGACCAGGAATACGGAAAGGAGTCGCCCGTGGTGGAAAGAATTGAagtctggaaagaggaagaatcgtTTGATGATGCTCCAAAGGCAAGTGAAGACATAACTTCAACAGAGCGTTCAATTGAAGATGAGGATGATGatcaagaggaagaagaagaagaagaggatgaCAATGAAGAATGTGTCATGGAAAAAGGCGACGAGAATTCAGAAGTAACAGGAAGCTCTTCAGCTGGATCCAATGAAGAAGAAATTTGGCCATTGGAATCGGTAGAAGCAATGTCACAAGCGCTCAAAAACACCTCGATAAACCAGCAGTTCTCTGCAGCGAAGATTATGGAGGAAGACGAAACCAACGAAACCCAAGAGTGTATTCACTTAGATAACAGTGAAATTAATATAGTTGACAATTGCAGATATAACCATCAGACTACCCACGCTTCAACGTTCTTGAAGAAAGAAGAAACCCTGGAGTTTACAGCGGCTAACGATCAACCAAAGTGCTTAGCAAAATGGAGAAATTTGGTTTggcatatgttagtgctagcattgaTGGTGCTACTTTTATTTACCCTTAGGAATGCAATATTTTAG